TGTCTCGGCCTGGTCGCCGCCCGGCGGCGCGGGGCGCGCCGGTGGACGCGGGACGAGCTGCGGATCGGGGTGCCCCTGGGCCTGACCCAGGCGGCGGTCCTGGTCGTGGAGACGTACGGCGTCGCCCACACCAGCGCCGCCAACGCCGGCCTCATCATCAGCCTGACCATCGTCCTCACCCCGCTCCTCGACCGCGGCGGCCGTCGTGGCCCGCTGCCCGCCTCCTTCTTCGCCGCGACCGCCGTCTGCGTCCTGGCCGTCGGACTGCTGATGTCCGGCAACGGCTTCCACGAGCCCCGCCTCGGCGACCTGCTGATGCTCGGCGCCGCGCTGATCAGGGCCGTGCATGTCGCCCTCGTCGGCCGCCTGACCGCAGGGCGGGCGATCCGTCCGTTGCAGCTGACGACCGTGCAGACCCTCGTCGGCACCGCCCTGTTCCTGCCGGTCGCGGCCCACGACCTGCCGACGCTGGTCCGCTCCGACCCGGCGACCTGGGCCCAGCTCGTCTATCTCGCCCTGTTCTGCAGCGTGTTCGCCTTCCTCGCCCAGACCTGGGCCGTGCAGCGCACCTCGGCCAGCCGGGCCAGCCTGCTGCTGGGCACCGAACCGGTCTGGGCGGTCGCGGTGGGCGTGGCCCTCGGCGGCGACCACCTGACCCCGCTCACCGGCCTCGGGGCGGCCCTCATGGTCGCCGGCACCTACTGGGGCCAGGCGGTGGAACGCGCCCACCGACGCGCACCGCAACACCGACTTCCCCCGGCCGACCCCCTCGACAAGGACCCCGCATGCCCGAGCACACCCACCACGACACTTACGACCACCTGATCGCCCTGCTCGACTCCGCCCACGTCGACTACCGCCTCATCGACCACGAGCCCGAGGGCAGCACCGAGGCCGTCTGCGCGCTGCGCGGGCACCCGGCCTCGGAGGCCGCGAAGTGCATCGTGCTGCGGGTCAAGGTGGACCGGCGCACGACGCGTCATGTCCTCGCCGTCGTGCCGGGAGACCGGCGGGTGGACCTGGACGCCGTCCGGGCGCTGTTCGACGCCCGCTACGTCGGCTTCAGCGACGCGGAGACCGCCGAGCGACTGGCCCACGCCGTCCCCGGCACGGTCCTGCCGTTCAGCTTCGATCCCGACCTCGAGGTCGTCGCGGATCCGGACGTCGTCGGACGGGCGAAGCTGTACTTCAACGCGGCCCGGCTGGACCGGTCGCTGCTCATCTCCGGCGCGGACTACGAGCGGTTGGCCAAGCCTCGCATCGAGCGCATCGCGGCGGCCGCGTAGGCACGCGAAGCGACACCCTTCTCAGACCGTCTCGTCCGCCGGCTCGCGCAGCGGCCACGTCCCGTCGACCACCGCGGTCGCGTCACCCTTGCGGCGCAGGAAGTTCTGGAAGTCCGCCGCCCATTCCGCGTACCACTCGATCTGGCGGCGGTGCAGCTCCGCCGGGCCGAGGCCCGCGATCTTGGGGTGGCGGGCGGCTATCGCGCAGGCGAGCCGGGCCGCGGCGAGCGCGTCGGCGGAGGCGTCGTGCGCGGAGTCGAGGACGATGCCGTACTCCCGGCAGACCGCTTCGAGGTTGCGCTTGCCACGGCGGTAGCGGTCGGCCCAGCGGTCGATGGTGTACGGGTCGACGACCGGGGCGGGTTCCCGGCCGCCCAGACGGTCGCGCAGGGACGGCAGTCCGTACCGCCGCAGTTCGGCGGAGAGCAGGCTCAGGTCGAAGGCGGCGTTGTACGCGACGACCGGTACGCCCGTGTTCCAGTAGGTGACCAGGACGTCGGCGATGGCGTCGGCCACCTGGTCGGCGGGGCGGCCCTCGGCGGCCGCGCGTTCGTTGCTGATGCCGTGGACCGCGACGGCGTCCGCCGGGATCTCCACGCCCGGATCCGCCAGCCACTCCTTGTGCCCGATGGGCTGCCCGTCCCGGACCTCGATCACGGCGCCGGTGACGATGCGCGCCTCGCGCGGATCCGTACCGGTCGTCTCCAGGTCGAAGCCGATCAGCAGCTCACGGTGCCAGCCCATGGGCGGTCCCCCTTCTTGGTGGTGCGTTCCCCCAGTGGTCTCCACCTTCCCATGTGCCACTGACAATCAGAGGACCGCATTCCGCTTGTGCGCCCCCGAGGCCGGGGGCCGGTCGTGGGCGGCCCGCCGGCCACCTCGGGACAGTTCAGGACACCGGCCGCGAATCCGCCCACATGAGTTCGAACTCCTCGCGATACGTCGGGAAGAGCCCGCCCTCGTCGATCTCGTCCGACTTGACCACCCGGGTGCCGTTGCGCAGCACCAGGACCGGTGCCTCCAGCCCCCGTGTCCGCCGCAGA
The DNA window shown above is from Streptomyces chartreusis and carries:
- a CDS encoding DMT family transporter, whose protein sequence is MSDVRRTDAVLLLVALVWGSSYLSAQTATAALPVLLVLFARYALSALACLGLVAARRRGARRWTRDELRIGVPLGLTQAAVLVVETYGVAHTSAANAGLIISLTIVLTPLLDRGGRRGPLPASFFAATAVCVLAVGLLMSGNGFHEPRLGDLLMLGAALIRAVHVALVGRLTAGRAIRPLQLTTVQTLVGTALFLPVAAHDLPTLVRSDPATWAQLVYLALFCSVFAFLAQTWAVQRTSASRASLLLGTEPVWAVAVGVALGGDHLTPLTGLGAALMVAGTYWGQAVERAHRRAPQHRLPPADPLDKDPACPSTPTTTLTTT
- a CDS encoding YbaK/EbsC family protein; amino-acid sequence: MPEHTHHDTYDHLIALLDSAHVDYRLIDHEPEGSTEAVCALRGHPASEAAKCIVLRVKVDRRTTRHVLAVVPGDRRVDLDAVRALFDARYVGFSDAETAERLAHAVPGTVLPFSFDPDLEVVADPDVVGRAKLYFNAARLDRSLLISGADYERLAKPRIERIAAAA
- a CDS encoding 3'-5' exonuclease, with product MGWHRELLIGFDLETTGTDPREARIVTGAVIEVRDGQPIGHKEWLADPGVEIPADAVAVHGISNERAAAEGRPADQVADAIADVLVTYWNTGVPVVAYNAAFDLSLLSAELRRYGLPSLRDRLGGREPAPVVDPYTIDRWADRYRRGKRNLEAVCREYGIVLDSAHDASADALAAARLACAIAARHPKIAGLGPAELHRRQIEWYAEWAADFQNFLRRKGDATAVVDGTWPLREPADETV